DNA from Acidobacteriota bacterium:
TCGCCGCCCACTGGGAAATGTGGATGTTCGAGCAGGGCGGGATGAGCCCGCACCGCGCACTGATCGCCGGCACGATCAACGGCGCCCGCTACATCGGCATGGAGGCCGACCTCGGTTCCCTCGAGGCCGGCAAACTCGCCGACCTGATCGTCCTCGAAGAGAACCCGCTCGAGAACCTCCGCAACTCCGAACTCGTCCGCTACGTCATGGTAGGCGGCCGCATCTTCGACGCCCTGTCGATGAACGAGACCGCCGGCGAGAAGCTGCAGCGGAAGCCGTTCTGGTTCCAGCAGTAGGGGCGCGCTCTTCATGCAGCGTCTGGAGATCAACCTGCAGGTCAGGAGATCGAACGTCAGGGCCGCGGAGTTCTACCGTTCGATCGGCTACGCGGAAGACGATGTCCTGAGTATGGGTAAGCGCTTGGTTGAAGACTGAGACGCCTGGGACTGACAAGTGGCTGTCCTACGCGGCTAGCGAATCGAAGCCGACTCAGACTCGACGGAGCAGATCTGCGACCACGTCCCCTGTCGTGGCGTCTCCGTCCTGGTCGGGGGTCCTGGGTCCGCTCTTGTGGTGACCCGCAACCAGCTCGCCGACGCGCACGGCCTGGCGGGTCAGACCCACACGCTGCAGCAGCAGCGCGGCGGCCGAAACGGCCGCAATCGGGTTCGCGATTCCCCGACCAGCGAGGTCCGGCGCGCTGCCGTGCACCGGCTCCGCTAGGCAGAAGCGCTCGCCGCAGTTGGCGGAGCCGACCACGCCGAGTCCGCCGACCATGGCGGCGCCGGCGTCGCTCAGGATGTCGCCGTAGAGATTCGGCGCGACGATCACGTCGTAGCGCTCCGGCTCCAGGATGAGACGGTAGGCCATCGAGTCGACGAGTTGCTCCTCGACTTCGACCTCCAGAAAGCCACTCGCGACGTCGAGTGCGGTCTCTCGGAACAGGCCGTCACTCAGGCGAAGGACGTTCGCCTTGTGGACGACGGTGAGCAGGGGCCGTCTTCCTCGATCGGCGGCCCGTGACTGCGCCAGTTCGCAGGCGAAACGCGTGATCCGTTCCGTGGCCCGGCGGCTGATCACCCGCTCGGCGACGGCCACCTCGCCCTCCCGTTCCCAGCGTTCGCGGCCGGCATAGAGGCCCTCCGTGTTCTCGCGAACGACGACGGCGTCGACGGCGCCGCCGCGGAGCGGGCGCACGTTCGCGTAGAGGTCCAACCGCCGACGCAGCTCGACGATCGGGCTGCGGTAGCCATCGACCGCGTGGCTGGGCGATGAGACGGCGCCGAACAGGACGCCGGCGGAGCCCTCCAGTGCCTCGACGGTCGCCTCGGGCAAGGCCCTGCCGGTGCGCTCGAAGGCCCGCCAACCCATCTCCGCATCGATCCACTCGATCCGGTCCCCGCACACGGCATCCACGACGCGCACGGCCGCGTCCACGACCTCTGGCCCGATGCCGTCGCCGCCGATGCGGGCGAGGCGGACCGGCGCGGCGGCCGAGTCGTCGTGGCTTGGCGTCACGGCCTGCCTACCCCGCCGCCAGGCGTCGCTTCGTTTGCTCGATCAGGCCGCCGGCCGCGATCATCGACCGCACCGCCGGGCTGAACGGCGAGAACGCGAGCACGGCCTCGCCGCGGCGAATCACCGACGCCTCGAGATCGACCTCCACCTCCCCGCCTTCCTCCAGGGCGTCGACCGCCTCCGGGCAGACGATCGCGAGCAAGCCGTTGTTCAGGGCGTTGCGGTAGAAGATGCGCCCGAAGCTCCGCGCGACGACCGCGCCGACGCCTGCGTAGCGGAGGCAGACCGCCGCCTGCTCGCGGCTCGAGCCGCAGCCCCAGTTCCAGCCCGCGACGATGACGTCGCCCGGCCGGACCCGTTCGACAAACGTGGGGTCGAGGTCTTCCAGTGCGTGCGGCGCGACTTCCTCCGGCCGGCTCTTCGTGTACGTGTAGCGGCCCGGGAAGATGACGTCCGTGTTCACGTGGTCGCCGTAGCGGAAGACCCGGCCACGGAATGGTCGAGCGACATCGACTGGACCGTTCACTCGGTCACCTCCCGCGGATGGACGATCCGGCCGGCCACCGCGCTCGCCGCCACGACCGCAGGCGAGGCAAGGTAGACCTTCGAGCCCCGGTCTCCCATCCGGCCCTGGAAGTTCCGGTTCGCACTGGAGATGCAGACCTCGCCCGGTGCCAGCACGCCCAGGTGGTTGCCCATGCAGGGGCCGCAGCCGGGCGTGCCGAAGACGGCGCCGGCATCGGCGAGATCGGCCACCCAGCCGCGGGCCAAGGCCTCGTTCCAGACCTCGCTCGAGGCAGGCACGATGACCATCCGCGTGCCCGGCGCCGTACGCCGACCCGCCATCACCCGATGCACCGCGTCGAGATCCTCGATCCGGCCGTTCGTGCAGGTACCGATGAACGCCTGGTCGACCCGCACCGATTCGAGCTCGCCGACGCCGACCGTGTCGTCGACCTGATGCGGGCGAGCTACGCGAGGTTCGACCCGGCTCAGATCCAGCCTGTGCTCCGCCGCGTACCCGGCGCCGGGATCCGGCTGCAGCGCCCGTTCCTCGAGTCGCGCCGCCACCTCCGCCGCGGCCTCGCCGGCCTCCGCTCCCCGACCCGCGCGACGCCCGGGACGCGCCAGCAATCGCTCCGCCAGGTACCGGAACACCTCGTCGTCCGGCGGCATGTACGCGTTCTTCGCCCCCATCTCGGCCATCATGTTGACCAGGGCCGCGCGTGAGTCGAGGCTCAGGCCCTCGATTCCGGGACCCGCGAACTCGACGCTCCGGTAGAGCGCGCCGTCCGCGCCCAGATCGCCGATCAGAGTCAGGGCAACGTCCTTCGTCGTCACCCACTCGCCCAGCACGCCTTCCAGCCGGATCCGGATCGACTCAGGCACCCTGAGCCAGAGTTCGCCGGTGGCCCAGATCACGGCCATCTCGCTGCGGCCGACGCCGGCGCCAAACGCGCCCAGCCAGCCGAAGTGCGGCGTGTGGGAATCGGAACCGAGAACCAGATCGCCCGGCAGCACGACAGCCTCTTCGCTCAGCACCTGGTGGCAGATGCCGCGACCGACCTCGAAGAAGTGGGCAACGCTCTGTTCGGCGACGAAGGCTCGGACTTCGGCGTGGTTCCGGGCGTGACGGACCGTCGGTGCCGGCACGGCGTGGTCGAGAGTGACCGCCATCCGCTCCGGGATGGAAACCCGCTCCTGGCCGAACTGCCGCCAGATCTCCGCGATCGGCGCCGTGTTGTCGTGGCTGAGCACGATGTCCGGCCGCGCGTCGACGATCTGACCGACCGCAACCGCGTCCTCGCCGGCTGCACGGGCCAGTGCCTTTTGCGCGAAGGTTCGGGCCGTGTCGGCCGGCCGACCGTGTTCGATCACCCTGCTACTCCGGCCACAGCCGGCACCAGCTCCGCCGTGTGGTACTCGCGCAGCAGCGTGTCAACGTCCGAGAGACTCAGCGGCTTCTCGTCGGCCAACGCCTTGACGTGAGCCGTGATCTCCTTGATCTGCTGGTCGCTGAGGTCGAGCCGCAGTTGCTCGGCGCGGGACTTGATCGCGTTCCAGCCGGTCAAACGGTGGGCCACGTGGACGTAGCGGTCGAGGCCGAAGTCGGCCGGATCGAGAATCTCGTAGGTCGACGGATCGTTGAGGATCGCCTTGGCGTGAATGCCCGCCTTGTGAGTGAACGCCGTGTAGCCGGTGATGTAGTTGTTGAACGGCACGTCGATCTTGACCAGGGAGGCGACGTAGTTCTCGATCTCGCGCAGAAGCGGCAGGTCGTAGCGGTCGCGCACTCCTTCGGGATCCTCGGCGTAGAGGCGAGCGACCAGCCCCCCGAGCGGCGTGATGCCGTT
Protein-coding regions in this window:
- a CDS encoding 3-isopropylmalate dehydratase encodes the protein MNGPVDVARPFRGRVFRYGDHVNTDVIFPGRYTYTKSRPEEVAPHALEDLDPTFVERVRPGDVIVAGWNWGCGSSREQAAVCLRYAGVGAVVARSFGRIFYRNALNNGLLAIVCPEAVDALEEGGEVEVDLEASVIRRGEAVLAFSPFSPAVRSMIAAGGLIEQTKRRLAAG
- a CDS encoding aconitase/3-isopropylmalate dehydratase large subunit family protein gives rise to the protein MIEHGRPADTARTFAQKALARAAGEDAVAVGQIVDARPDIVLSHDNTAPIAEIWRQFGQERVSIPERMAVTLDHAVPAPTVRHARNHAEVRAFVAEQSVAHFFEVGRGICHQVLSEEAVVLPGDLVLGSDSHTPHFGWLGAFGAGVGRSEMAVIWATGELWLRVPESIRIRLEGVLGEWVTTKDVALTLIGDLGADGALYRSVEFAGPGIEGLSLDSRAALVNMMAEMGAKNAYMPPDDEVFRYLAERLLARPGRRAGRGAEAGEAAAEVAARLEERALQPDPGAGYAAEHRLDLSRVEPRVARPHQVDDTVGVGELESVRVDQAFIGTCTNGRIEDLDAVHRVMAGRRTAPGTRMVIVPASSEVWNEALARGWVADLADAGAVFGTPGCGPCMGNHLGVLAPGEVCISSANRNFQGRMGDRGSKVYLASPAVVAASAVAGRIVHPREVTE
- a CDS encoding isocitrate/isopropylmalate family dehydrogenase — translated: MTPSHDDSAAAPVRLARIGGDGIGPEVVDAAVRVVDAVCGDRIEWIDAEMGWRAFERTGRALPEATVEALEGSAGVLFGAVSSPSHAVDGYRSPIVELRRRLDLYANVRPLRGGAVDAVVVRENTEGLYAGRERWEREGEVAVAERVISRRATERITRFACELAQSRAADRGRRPLLTVVHKANVLRLSDGLFRETALDVASGFLEVEVEEQLVDSMAYRLILEPERYDVIVAPNLYGDILSDAGAAMVGGLGVVGSANCGERFCLAEPVHGSAPDLAGRGIANPIAAVSAAALLLQRVGLTRQAVRVGELVAGHHKSGPRTPDQDGDATTGDVVADLLRRV